The sequence GGCCACCGATTCGACCAGGTCCGCCACGATCTCCCGCAGAGGAAGGGAGTAGTGCATCCCGCGGTGGCCCATGGCGATCCCGTCGCACACGGCGGGGACGCCGAAGAGGAAGGGATATCCCCCGCCGGCGTGGACGCCGTTTTCGACCGCCCGCTCGAGGGCCCGCATCCCGACGTGGCCCGGAACGAGGTCCGTGTAGGAAGTGGCGAGACCGATGAACGGTTTCCCCATCGCTGCCTGGGGGACGCCGGCGGCGCAATAGAGCGCCCGGTGCGGCATCCGCTCCAGCCCTTTTTTCGTTCGGTCGCTTCGCATCGCTTTCCTTTCGTCCCGGGGGCCGCCGAATACGGAAAACCCCACCGGGGTGTGACCCCCGGGGGGTGGTCCGCCCGACATGGGGATTCGTCCCGGCGAGGTGAGTCCAATCCGCCGGTCCGCGTCCTCTACGCGTTCAGAATCTGGGCGATCTTGTCCTTCCTGGCGAGTTTCAGTTTCTGGAGCCGCTTCCGCTCGACTTCCTCGTCGGGGAGCAGGTAAACCTTGCGGTCAAGTTCCTTCAGTTTCTCGTCGAGCTGGCGATGCTCGTCGACGAGCGCCTTGAACTCCGGATCCTTCGCGATCAGGGCG is a genomic window of Candidatus Deferrimicrobium sp. containing:
- a CDS encoding YdcH family protein, translating into MGQSLEEKTAALIAKDPEFKALVDEHRQLDEKLKELDRKVYLLPDEEVERKRLQKLKLARKDKIAQILNA